Genomic DNA from Brenneria izadpanahii:
GTTAGGCACACGACGTTTACCCCCTGACTGGCGAGCCAATGCGTGATCGTACAGCTATCCAGACCGCCGGAAGCGGCAAACGCCACCGTTTTACCCTTAAGTTCATTTATGTTCATGCTTTCACCTAATCTCCATATGATGTTGAGTCATTAACTGAACTTGTTTTTTTGACGCGATTGCTAATCTATAAAATATTTATTATTCAAAGATTTATTTATTTACTGGTTATCCTAAAGGCCGAAATTTGAAAGAGATTAATGAACTTGTGTTACACGAACAAGTCTGTTAAGAAACATTACGGTATGTTTAATTTTTCTTAAGCTAAAGGGCGCTTGTGAAGATAGACGTTCGTAAAACGGAAGCTTTAATGGCGGTGATTGAAACCGGCGGCTTTGAACTCGCGGCGAAGAGGCTCAACCTGACTACCTCGGCGATATCGCAGCGTATTAAAGCGTTGGAAAGCGCGATCGGCGCGCCGTTGGTGATTCGCGGCAAGCCTTGCGTCTCCACGGAGGAAGGGGCGAAGCTGATTCAATATCTGCGCAGGCAGAAATTCCTTTACGATGAATTTGAATCCGAGCTTTTTGGCACGGAGAATACCAAGGTCAAAATGCGCATCGCCATTAATCAGGATTCGCTGGACACCTGGTTTTTGCCCGCGGTTCAGCCCGTTGTGCTCAAGAAAAATATTTTACTGGATATCGTCGTAGACGATCAGGACTATACGCTGAGAGCGCTGGCGGAAGGCAACGTGGTTGCGGCCATCTCTTCCATTGCAAAGCCGATGCGCGGCTGCAGCGTGGTGCCGCTCGGCTCGATCCGTTATCGTCTTCTGTGCAGCCCCGATTTCCATCAACGCTGGTTTGCAAACGGCGTTACCCGCGACGCGTTGCAGCAGGCGCCGCTGCTCATTTTCGGTAATAAAGACAAACTACAGTCGGATTTTCTAAATCGGGTGTTTTCCGTTAATCAGGAAGCGTGCCGTTACCACTGCGTGCCCTCGACCGAGGCGTTTTATATCGCCGTACGGCGCGGTATCGGCTACGGCATGATTTCGGAGTTGCAGTATGCCGACAATCTGGCGACGGGGGCGCTGGTGGATATCTCGCCGGGGTTTTACAGCGATATCG
This window encodes:
- a CDS encoding LysR family transcriptional regulator ArgP, with the translated sequence MAVIETGGFELAAKRLNLTTSAISQRIKALESAIGAPLVIRGKPCVSTEEGAKLIQYLRRQKFLYDEFESELFGTENTKVKMRIAINQDSLDTWFLPAVQPVVLKKNILLDIVVDDQDYTLRALAEGNVVAAISSIAKPMRGCSVVPLGSIRYRLLCSPDFHQRWFANGVTRDALQQAPLLIFGNKDKLQSDFLNRVFSVNQEACRYHCVPSTEAFYIAVRRGIGYGMISELQYADNLATGALVDISPGFYSDIELYWHHWQAQSPSINWLTRCLTAEACRFLARSPVTS